One Triticum dicoccoides isolate Atlit2015 ecotype Zavitan chromosome 3B, WEW_v2.0, whole genome shotgun sequence genomic window, cagggcccacccgcggtcaaagctaggtcggctgcaccggcgtttagccgccggcgagcccgacgcggcggcagaagtggttttggccgttccgacaaccaaacgagtcgcggaggccatcggagtggagctgaggaggagccgtAGCTCTTGGTGGagacgttggggtcggggtggccggagttggcgccgacgacgactttggcggccaccggagttcggccgaaggcgaacttgacgctagaggggtcggtgaggtgcggggagtagctggttaggtgctacgtgacgtggtgagcatgatggacaccaagttgtggccggagggtgaccgggagcacgtcggcgacgagctccgcagcggtgggtgcggttgagctccggaaggtcactacacagctcgggagcaagaaaagaagggagaggaagatggttaagctcacggggagttcgacgaagcacttggtgcggctggggacgggccggagcgacgatggcgttcaaggggatctctggcgacggcggttaggtcgaggtcgatgcggtggactcgggccttgcgagcgctcggggctcggcttgctcgaaggagaggagggtggcggagctcctggacacggcggcacggcgcggggttgacggagggcgtggctacggtgaGGGGGTGGCGgcaatggcgtcggccatggcgggggagcgcgagagagaggagttgggggagaatggaggtgtcctggggcttcacggctcgacgtggagttcatccatccagcgaCGAGGcgtggaggtgaagcagggcgacggccagctgcgtggcgcacgctgcggccgccgtcgggcacctgcctgcctgcctggccggcaagcagctcgctggcgcggcgctgggctgggccggcaggtgggccgggtgctgggcgccaggtaagttttttgttatttctcctgttttctgtttttttaattcctctgcaactttgttgaattattaaaaatacttaggaaactcctaaaatcaccaaactactcctggtccatagttggattatttccaacatgaaacattttagtttggagatatttgagcatttgaaatattttatataattttaaatgcccaaattcaaatatctatgatttaattcaaagaccctaagatgacctaggaaaatgtgcaccacttttggcagaggttctgaaccaagacaaaaatgatgggcattttagaagggcatttcaggttcattgaaaaagtttttagtaaaccctagttggtttcagagggggctggggtttctgtcatccccatttcaggtttctgatgaaagaatagacatgatgcaacactctaatgcatgaactagctagggtgtgacacatatacaagtggcaatatagagtgacgttcttttgcattaagattttgtgcatccaaccataaaagcgcatgacaacctctgcttcccgttgcgaagagcctatcttttacttcatgtcttttactttatgcaagagtcaaggtgatcttcacctttccctttggcaagcacctcatgttggaaagatcctgatatatatatatatatatatatatatatatatatatatatatatatatatatatatatatatatatccaattggatgtaagttagcatgaactattattgttgacatcacccaaaggtgaatacgttgggaggcaaaatcaagcgtcccccctactgggcacgccccctgtctcgtgggcccctcaagcgtcccccgaccgacttctttcacctatataagtccatataccctaaaaccttcgaagacgaagatagatcgggagttccgccgccacaagactttgtagccaccagaaacctctccggagcccgtttcggcactctgccggagggggaacccgtcatcggtggccatcttcatcatcccggcgctctccatgacgaggagggagtagttcaccctcggggttgagggtatgtaccagtagctatgtgtttgatctctctctctctcatgttctctctatggcatgatcttgatgtatcgcgagctttgctattatagttggatcttatgatgtttatccccctctactctcttgtaatggattgatttttcccttgaagttatcttatgagattgagtctttaaggatttgagaacacttgatgtatgtcttgccgtgcttatctgtggtgacgatgggatatcacgtgatccacttgatgtacgttttgtgatcaacttgtgggttccgcccatgaacctatgcataggggttggcacacgttttcgtcttgactctctggtagaaactttggagcactctttgaagtactttgtgttggttgaatagatgaatctgatattgcgtgatgcatatcgtataatcatgcccacggatacttgaggtgacaatggagtatctaggtgacattagggttttgattgatttgtgtcttaaggtgttattctagtatgaactctatgatagatcgaacggaaagaatagcttcatgttattttactacggactcttgaatagatagatcaaaaaggataactttgaggtggtttcgtatcctaccataatctcttcgttttttctccgctattagtgtctttggagtgactctttgttgcatgttgacggatagttatgtgatccaattatgttattattgttgagagaacttgcactagtgaaagtatgaaccttaggccttgtttcctaccattgcaataccgtttacgctcacttttatcacttgttaccttgctatttttataatttcagattacaaatacctttatctaccatccatattgcacttgtatcaccatctcttcgccgaactagtgcacctatacaatttaccattgtattgggtgtgttggggacacaagagactttttgttatttggttgcagggttgtttgagagagaccatcttcatcctacgcctcgcacggattgataaaccttaggccatccacttgagggaaatttgctactgtcctacaaacctctgcacttggaggcccaacaacgtctacaagaagaaggttgtgtagtagacatcaagctctcttctggcgccgttgccggggaggtgagtgcttgatgttatatctttagatcttgcaatcgaatctttttgtttcttgttttatcactagtttagtctataaaataaaactaaaaaatggaattgagggtttcTCATATGCTtcgcctttttaatatctttcgtgagaatgatgttaaggaaaattttgctcaagtgctagaagaagaatgcattaaaatgcttggtactcaatctttgaatgatgagcataattgcaatgttgttagtatgaactctttgaatatccatagtactaatgatgattgcactagttatgataaaaatatctcttataagcatgtcgatttttgtggagttgattgggtttgcaagtagacaccaaatagggaaaatagatattgcaagaggcataagtatttcgaaactaaagggttgcaagaaaggcttaatGTTAGTGGGAAAACCAATTTGGCTCCCGGGTCCAGATGCACCTGGAATCTGGGCCGACCAGAAGCATTGAGATGCGTGGGCAGACTTGTATTCCAGTTCGTATTCGCTGGACAAGATTccttttgcggcctcacgcatcacATTTATCACACGATGTCGGCAGTTGTCTCCTGCAGGTCCAGACGTAATGGGGGTTGATACAGACGGTTGGGCGGGTTATGGGACACTGGCAGAAAACGACCGTCAGACGCTGGCCCACTGACCCAACCCCACTAAACTGGTGCCACGGCAGTCTTTCTCCATACGCCTCCACACTCGTCTTCCTCCAAGTGTCTCAAAAAGAAAGCTCGTCTTCCTCCATAGTACAGAGAGCCGGAGAATGCAATTCAATTGCCAAAGAAGTTGGAGAATGCAATTCAATTGCCAAAGAATTACCACGTCCAGGTGTGTTTGCACGGGAGCAACCAACATCAACACCTCCAGCAATGGTACTACGTGAGACACTGCCAATTCCATCTGCATGTTTTATTCCATTGACTTTTTTTTGTTACTTACTCACATTTAGCagttacaaaaaaacaaaaacagataGTATGGGATGCATCGTAGATGTTATTACTGGGAATTTTGGTGACATGCTAACAGCACCACGGTGAAACTTGTTGTCAAAGCAGAACTGTAGCTTTTCCTTTTGCTCCTCAGCTTGACTGAACATGCCCTCAACAACTGAGGTCCGGTTCGCTTCATTTGCCTCAACAGCAACCGTGACTACTGCATCCATCAGCATTGGCACAACATGCTCCTCTATCACCATGATGATGTTATCCATCCCCTGTTGACAGAATGAAAGAAAACCACATACGGATGTCATTACCATTCTTTTGACATGCCCTAAGAAATGCCAATTGTCTATGTCAGAACTGATATGCAAGCACTTGCATACCTCCTTGACTTCCACCAAGCTTGTTCTTCTTACTACCTCTCTTCTTGGCACCATCAGAGGGTGCCACCTCATAGGGAGCCCA contains:
- the LOC119279688 gene encoding uncharacterized protein LOC119279688: MPKIVVYSSEKMEELINFVEEDRQRTDEHRRYKTKLEGSMGGLPMRWHPLMVPRREVVRRTSLVEVKEGMDNIIMVIEEHVVPMLMDAVVTVAVEANEANRTSVVEGMFSQAEEQKEKLQFCFDNKFHRGAVSMSPKFPVITSTMHPILSVFVFL